The Halapricum desulfuricans genome includes a region encoding these proteins:
- a CDS encoding HNH endonuclease signature motif containing protein: MSPPEHTVDDTRRATDREPATQTASDGTNQPSTYRTTDTDSVNAATRREVLNDYGHRCQICGRRDPEHGGLATLQVHHIDRDPNGMDVHDPANLTVFCRSCHTWVHNRSTIAESPVELSAADRNNLLPQDIEILEYLEAHGPARTGDIVEAVSVDLTVTALRERLWMLMGLDNVVESRGRQLIDKDVETNEWGLPEQIANSSRGHIPDETQTLLQRVEDEQVRQALERGCSREDVAAVLGTTSRTTFTKEKRARALDFPLDAFSRGRPSASSPTDSDESVRDSERPAGDVDNSPAEDVTKSVKTASSSGSSVEAQDVMGRSTDETADDTDLGDVTNCSQVISLPVLLSEQSNQSLAELQESLPENICVSGVFSGP, encoded by the coding sequence ATGTCACCACCAGAACACACAGTAGACGACACGCGACGAGCAACAGATAGAGAGCCAGCGACACAGACAGCCAGCGACGGCACGAACCAGCCGTCGACCTACAGGACCACCGACACTGACTCAGTCAATGCAGCGACACGCAGGGAGGTGCTTAATGACTATGGCCACCGCTGCCAGATCTGTGGGCGTCGCGATCCTGAACACGGAGGTCTAGCGACGCTACAGGTGCACCATATCGACCGCGATCCAAACGGTATGGACGTACACGACCCGGCGAATCTCACTGTGTTTTGTCGGTCGTGTCATACGTGGGTCCATAACCGATCGACAATCGCGGAGTCGCCGGTCGAGTTATCGGCGGCCGATCGAAACAACCTTCTGCCGCAAGATATCGAGATCTTGGAATATCTCGAAGCACACGGCCCAGCACGGACGGGTGATATCGTTGAAGCAGTCTCGGTCGATCTGACTGTCACTGCCCTACGCGAGCGTCTCTGGATGCTTATGGGGCTGGATAACGTCGTCGAGTCACGCGGGCGACAGCTCATCGACAAGGACGTCGAGACGAACGAATGGGGGTTGCCCGAACAAATCGCGAACTCCTCGCGCGGCCATATTCCAGATGAGACGCAGACTCTCCTCCAGCGAGTAGAAGACGAGCAAGTGCGCCAGGCACTCGAGCGAGGGTGTTCACGCGAGGATGTCGCCGCTGTCCTGGGTACGACGTCCCGGACCACCTTTACCAAAGAAAAACGCGCTCGCGCTCTCGATTTCCCGCTGGACGCGTTCAGTCGTGGTCGGCCCTCAGCGAGCAGTCCGACTGACAGTGACGAGTCGGTTAGAGATAGTGAGCGCCCAGCTGGAGATGTTGATAATTCACCAGCTGAGGACGTGACCAAGTCAGTGAAGACAGCATCCAGCTCAGGGAGCAGTGTTGAGGCCCAGGACGTTATGGGACGCAGTACGGATGAGACTGCAGACGATACTGACCTTGGGGACGTCACAAACTGTTCGCAAGTAATCTCACTCCCGGTTCTGCTTTCAGAACAGTCTAACCAAAGTCTTGCCGAGTTACAGGAGTCCCTTCCTGAGAATATTTGCGTCTCTGGAGTGTTCAGTGGGCCCTGA
- a CDS encoding serine hydrolase domain-containing protein: protein MSHITDSDHEQLRAEFDRHLDVGLHHGAQLAVYVNGELVVDFAGGMTGPDGKETTPETRHLIFSCTKPYAGVGLHQLIEDGEADYDDPVVEYWPEFADPGTQKADITIRHVLSHTAGIPYGEFDDKAEKWSDWDAVVQAMEDIEPVFEPGEQPAYHTFNYGWLVGELIHRLSGQPVEEYVAENVFDPLGMEQSSIGLAANEDDDVATLTGFEVFDRCRDPGEGLGIPASESAAAFNDDAVRRAVVPAATGIGTARDMARFYASMANGGALDGTRLLEETTVAEATRTHAETDSDGTLSRPARYGLGFWTGGLANDMFGSLSRERMFGHAGLGSIFGWGDPELNVGFAYVTNGIREESWEHAARVAGMSDAVRLALLE from the coding sequence ATGTCACACATTACCGATAGCGATCACGAGCAACTACGAGCGGAATTTGACCGTCACCTTGACGTCGGCCTGCACCACGGCGCGCAACTCGCGGTCTACGTTAATGGCGAGCTGGTCGTCGATTTCGCGGGCGGTATGACAGGGCCCGATGGTAAAGAGACGACTCCCGAGACCCGCCATCTGATTTTTTCGTGCACGAAACCGTACGCCGGCGTTGGATTACATCAACTGATCGAGGACGGTGAGGCCGATTACGACGACCCAGTCGTCGAGTACTGGCCCGAGTTCGCTGACCCCGGCACGCAGAAAGCTGACATCACGATTCGGCATGTCCTCAGCCACACGGCTGGCATCCCGTACGGTGAATTTGACGACAAAGCCGAGAAATGGAGCGACTGGGACGCGGTCGTCCAGGCCATGGAAGATATCGAACCAGTGTTTGAACCGGGCGAACAGCCAGCATACCACACGTTCAACTATGGCTGGCTTGTCGGCGAACTCATCCATCGACTTAGCGGACAGCCTGTCGAGGAATACGTCGCCGAGAACGTGTTCGATCCGTTGGGGATGGAGCAGTCATCTATCGGGCTCGCGGCCAACGAAGACGACGATGTCGCTACGCTCACTGGTTTCGAAGTATTCGATCGCTGTCGTGATCCGGGTGAAGGCCTTGGCATTCCGGCGTCTGAATCAGCGGCCGCGTTCAACGACGATGCAGTACGGCGCGCCGTAGTCCCGGCTGCGACCGGAATTGGGACCGCTCGCGATATGGCGCGATTCTACGCATCTATGGCCAACGGTGGCGCACTCGATGGGACTCGCCTCTTGGAGGAGACTACTGTTGCAGAGGCGACGCGGACGCACGCCGAAACTGACTCGGACGGCACGCTCTCGCGGCCAGCACGCTACGGCCTCGGATTCTGGACCGGAGGGCTGGCAAACGATATGTTTGGGTCGCTCAGCCGCGAACGTATGTTCGGTCACGCTGGTCTCGGCAGCATTTTCGGATGGGGCGATCCAGAGCTGAACGTCGGATTCGCCTATGTGACCAATGGCATCCGCGAGGAATCCTGGGAACACGCCGCCCGCGTCGCCGGTATGTCTGATGCTGTGCGACTCGCGCTACTAGAGTAA
- a CDS encoding RNA-guided endonuclease InsQ/TnpB family protein — MVTVELRRTAVVKLDVDDDAHRLLQETIDRFKQAAQMVADDGWNGAEDGYIVTSKTDLHDKTYDEVREATDELNADLVCAARNRAADALDSCAEKRKDGENPSKPQFTSDSVVYNRNAVTYYDEYATLATVDGRIEAEYVLPDEDVPPTTYFADEWEKREATLHHRDGDYYLHIAVVKETNIESEDAENGTVLGVDLNVDGHLAVTSSGAFIGNADYLNHKRREYEKQRGQMQQTGTRSAHLTMKSLGGRFANWSEDYLHRVSKALVQEALAHDCTHIAFEKLKHIRKRISNASKFQQWAFRRIQEYTEYKASEYGIAVEKIAPQYTSQRCSHVDCSFTHEDNRDGDEFECLKCGHEYHADYNAAKNIARKLLQNWHKSGSGGATGHLALKSGTLNVNGIFTPTTV, encoded by the coding sequence ATGGTAACTGTGGAGCTTCGACGTACTGCCGTCGTGAAACTCGACGTAGACGACGACGCTCACCGCCTTCTCCAAGAGACGATAGACCGCTTCAAACAGGCCGCTCAGATGGTCGCAGACGACGGCTGGAACGGCGCAGAAGACGGCTACATCGTCACGTCGAAAACTGATCTACACGACAAGACATACGACGAAGTACGCGAAGCCACTGACGAACTCAACGCTGACCTCGTCTGTGCCGCGCGGAATCGGGCCGCCGACGCACTCGATTCCTGTGCTGAAAAACGCAAAGACGGCGAGAATCCCTCGAAACCACAGTTTACGTCGGATTCGGTCGTCTACAACCGCAACGCGGTTACCTACTACGACGAGTACGCCACGCTTGCCACTGTGGACGGACGTATCGAAGCCGAGTACGTCCTGCCCGACGAGGACGTGCCACCGACAACCTACTTTGCTGACGAGTGGGAGAAACGCGAAGCGACGTTGCATCACCGTGACGGCGACTACTACCTCCACATCGCTGTTGTGAAAGAGACGAACATAGAGTCGGAAGATGCCGAGAACGGAACGGTTCTCGGCGTAGACTTGAACGTGGATGGACACCTTGCGGTCACTTCGAGTGGTGCGTTCATTGGCAACGCCGACTATCTCAACCACAAGCGGCGTGAATACGAGAAGCAGCGTGGACAGATGCAACAGACTGGAACGCGGTCGGCACACCTTACGATGAAATCACTTGGTGGCAGATTCGCCAACTGGAGTGAGGACTACCTGCATCGTGTCTCGAAAGCACTGGTGCAGGAGGCTCTCGCTCACGACTGTACCCACATTGCGTTCGAGAAACTGAAACATATCCGCAAGCGTATCTCGAACGCGAGTAAATTCCAGCAGTGGGCGTTCCGTCGCATTCAAGAGTACACCGAGTACAAAGCCTCCGAATACGGGATTGCCGTCGAGAAAATCGCGCCACAGTATACCAGTCAACGGTGTAGTCACGTTGACTGTAGCTTTACCCACGAAGACAATAGAGACGGAGACGAGTTCGAATGTCTGAAATGTGGGCACGAATACCACGCCGACTACAACGCTGCGAAGAACATCGCCCGGAAACTACTCCAGAACTGGCACAAGTCTGGTTCTGGAGGGGCAACCGGTCACCTTGCCCTGAAGTCGGGGACGTTGAACGTGAACGGCATCTTCACGCCTACCACGGTCTAG
- a CDS encoding tyrosine-type recombinase/integrase, whose product MHQNTSSTRDGSTPLASSFERYLQDKGKGRGGDGGNYRRNAARELERFAKWAAGDRGDDDWSGIVPDGIDREPTFADLDERVFREYARHLAGDRGLKQNTVQTYYRYISAWCGWCVNEGYLEAHYAQRASAMAPLPDDDGRRPGDQQAWTSEQRHALTRHVDEQAREAIETYTSLPDDVNQHDKQRARYAALKATRDRALVFTLAYTAVRVGELLRDPNDPRRRGVRWEEISLDDGSMDVYRKKQQWDAASLPDPVIAPLRSYRKLLNPPTDRWPVFPTFDQRTLSTLVEDELADRGERPDAIDKQRDEYARDLLLALDKDIRPPSITTDGARSILKRLSGAAEIDIDHPKHEYLAPHGGRRGMGEVLVRAFGYTVAARYLDNSEEMVRERYSHIEAGELGDVATEALNEIDSTPRNVDKQG is encoded by the coding sequence ATGCACCAGAACACCTCATCGACACGGGATGGATCGACACCACTCGCGAGTTCCTTCGAGCGCTACCTCCAAGACAAGGGGAAAGGCCGCGGTGGCGACGGCGGGAACTACCGCCGGAACGCTGCACGCGAGCTCGAGCGGTTCGCCAAGTGGGCCGCCGGCGACCGCGGCGACGACGACTGGTCTGGGATTGTGCCTGATGGCATCGACCGTGAACCCACCTTCGCCGATCTCGACGAACGGGTGTTCCGAGAGTACGCCCGGCACCTCGCCGGTGATCGAGGGCTCAAGCAGAATACCGTCCAGACCTACTATCGGTATATTTCTGCATGGTGTGGCTGGTGTGTCAACGAGGGCTATCTCGAGGCGCATTACGCCCAGCGGGCGAGTGCGATGGCACCGCTTCCCGATGACGATGGCCGCCGGCCTGGCGATCAGCAGGCCTGGACATCCGAGCAGCGCCACGCACTCACCCGTCACGTCGATGAGCAGGCTCGTGAAGCCATCGAGACATACACTTCCCTCCCGGACGATGTTAACCAGCACGACAAGCAACGGGCCCGGTATGCAGCACTGAAGGCTACCCGTGACCGGGCGCTTGTGTTCACCCTCGCGTACACGGCTGTCCGTGTAGGCGAACTCCTTCGAGACCCGAACGACCCACGCCGTCGTGGCGTCCGGTGGGAAGAGATTTCGCTCGACGACGGAAGTATGGACGTCTATCGGAAGAAACAGCAATGGGACGCCGCGAGTCTCCCGGATCCAGTAATTGCTCCGCTACGGAGCTATCGAAAGCTGTTGAACCCACCAACAGATCGGTGGCCAGTGTTCCCGACATTCGACCAGCGAACGCTTTCGACGCTCGTGGAGGACGAGCTGGCTGACCGAGGAGAACGCCCAGATGCGATCGACAAACAACGCGACGAATACGCTCGTGACCTACTGCTGGCGCTTGACAAAGACATTCGACCACCCTCGATCACGACGGATGGTGCACGGTCGATTCTCAAACGACTCTCTGGGGCTGCGGAAATCGACATTGATCATCCGAAGCACGAGTATCTCGCACCTCACGGAGGTCGACGCGGGATGGGTGAGGTTCTCGTTCGGGCGTTCGGGTATACAGTCGCTGCTCGGTACTTGGACAACTCCGAGGAGATGGTCCGTGAGCGGTACTCTCACATTGAGGCCGGTGAACTCGGTGATGTGGCGACAGAGGCACTCAACGAAATTGACTCAACTCCGAGGAACGTCGATAAGCAAGGTTGA
- a CDS encoding AI-2E family transporter produces the protein MNPSKGFVLVLVATLLVLSAMLIQPFLQYVLGAILLAYVLYPLQNRLEAHVSPMVAALSLVILAVAGFVAPFVIILAKAVSSARNIMKDFDTDSVQIKVVESWIEELTGQEIDIAREFVNSGQEIGTIVFERSIQAFGTITFHLIGIALALFLVYYLLKDGDDLLNWLHRTVPLPTDIQHDLYDEINNVMWGVLFGHVFVAIIQGAVAGVGLVATGVPNAVFWTAIMMVLAMVPLVGAIPVWGGAVVYLYITGEPLLAVGLFVYSVIVVGLTDDYLRPFAVDRYAKLNPAVILLGILGGAYAFGIMGLFFGPVVLGALKATLRVGLDNWSQIGESDVSL, from the coding sequence ATGAACCCTAGTAAGGGCTTTGTCCTCGTCCTCGTCGCCACTCTCCTCGTGCTATCAGCCATGCTGATCCAGCCGTTTCTCCAGTACGTCCTCGGTGCTATCCTCCTCGCTTACGTGCTCTATCCACTGCAGAATCGTCTCGAAGCGCACGTATCACCAATGGTCGCCGCACTCTCGCTCGTGATTCTAGCAGTTGCGGGATTCGTCGCCCCGTTCGTGATAATCCTCGCGAAAGCCGTGTCGAGTGCCAGGAATATTATGAAAGACTTCGACACTGATTCGGTGCAAATCAAGGTGGTCGAATCTTGGATCGAGGAACTTACCGGACAGGAGATCGATATCGCCAGAGAATTCGTCAACTCAGGGCAGGAAATCGGGACGATCGTATTCGAACGATCGATCCAAGCGTTCGGTACGATCACCTTCCACCTCATCGGGATCGCGTTAGCACTCTTTCTGGTCTACTACCTTCTCAAAGACGGTGACGATCTGCTCAACTGGCTCCACCGAACGGTCCCCCTCCCGACAGACATCCAGCACGACCTCTACGATGAGATCAATAACGTGATGTGGGGGGTACTCTTCGGGCATGTCTTCGTCGCGATCATCCAAGGAGCCGTCGCCGGGGTGGGACTCGTCGCTACTGGCGTTCCCAATGCAGTGTTTTGGACGGCCATCATGATGGTTCTCGCAATGGTTCCACTCGTCGGTGCGATCCCTGTCTGGGGTGGGGCCGTGGTCTACTTGTATATCACAGGCGAGCCACTACTCGCCGTTGGATTATTTGTCTACAGCGTTATCGTAGTTGGACTTACCGACGACTATCTTCGCCCATTTGCCGTCGATAGGTACGCTAAGCTCAATCCTGCAGTTATCCTCCTCGGTATCCTTGGAGGGGCGTACGCATTCGGGATTATGGGGCTGTTCTTTGGTCCCGTTGTCCTCGGTGCACTCAAAGCCACTCTCCGCGTGGGCTTGGATAACTGGTCCCAGATCGGCGAAAGTGATGTCAGCTTATAG
- the dhaK gene encoding dihydroxyacetone kinase subunit DhaK, with amino-acid sequence MKKLINDPEDVVDETLDGVVAAHGDVVRRLPDTNVIVRKDAPVQGKVGVVSGGGSGHEPGGATGYVGEGMLDAAVAGEIFTSPPADEMSEAIQEVDAGEGVLVITTNYEGDIMNFETGMEMAEMEADVETTEVVTNDDVAVEDSTYTSGRRGVCGTIFVHKVAGAAADRGYYLEEGRRVAQKANDNTGTMGMALTSCVTPEKGEPTFDIGKDEIEIGIGVHGEPGVERTEQKSADEIADRLTGEVLEDLDLDPGAEVATIVNGMGGTPLSELFILDRRVSQILDEHDLERYDAWVGDYFTSLDMKGASITVMELDDELIELLDHAAATPALTR; translated from the coding sequence ATGAAGAAGCTCATCAACGATCCAGAAGACGTCGTCGACGAAACACTCGACGGCGTCGTAGCAGCTCATGGAGACGTGGTTCGGCGACTCCCAGACACGAATGTCATCGTCCGAAAAGACGCGCCCGTCCAGGGTAAAGTCGGCGTCGTCAGCGGCGGCGGCAGCGGTCACGAACCGGGTGGCGCGACGGGATACGTCGGGGAAGGCATGCTCGATGCGGCCGTCGCCGGCGAAATATTCACGTCCCCGCCGGCGGACGAGATGAGCGAAGCCATCCAGGAAGTCGATGCCGGGGAGGGCGTCCTCGTCATCACCACGAACTACGAGGGTGACATCATGAACTTCGAGACCGGGATGGAGATGGCGGAAATGGAAGCCGACGTCGAGACCACGGAAGTCGTGACGAACGACGACGTCGCCGTCGAGGATTCGACATACACGTCGGGCCGGCGCGGTGTCTGCGGAACCATCTTCGTGCACAAGGTCGCCGGTGCGGCCGCAGACCGAGGCTACTACCTGGAGGAGGGGCGTCGCGTCGCGCAGAAAGCAAACGACAACACAGGTACGATGGGAATGGCGCTGACCTCGTGTGTCACACCCGAGAAGGGCGAACCCACATTCGACATTGGCAAGGACGAGATCGAGATCGGCATCGGCGTTCACGGCGAACCCGGCGTGGAGCGCACGGAGCAGAAGTCCGCCGACGAAATCGCCGACCGGCTGACGGGCGAGGTGCTCGAGGACTTAGACCTCGATCCGGGGGCAGAGGTCGCGACCATCGTCAACGGGATGGGCGGGACGCCCCTCTCGGAGCTGTTCATCCTCGACCGGCGCGTCAGTCAAATTCTCGACGAACACGATCTCGAACGGTACGATGCGTGGGTCGGTGATTACTTCACATCGCTGGATATGAAGGGCGCATCGATCACCGTAATGGAGCTTGACGACGAACTGATTGAGTTGCTCGATCACGCGGCAGCGACGCCGGCGCTGACCCGGTAG
- a CDS encoding class I fructose-bisphosphate aldolase, translated as MTIETETGVIVALDHGLHWGTFAGFEDYRGTLETVLDGEPDGILGSVPFLNRFQNVLDASPTTTRVGTLDVIHDSTIPGDADRAEIHRQAFSLEEAARVGADAVKVCVVYGREDPDVLGDNVEFAARIAENGRKHGLDVVLEQVLWGNRIEDEQDPNLIEHAARLGVELGADALKLYYPGKEKLDAITATTPCPVFVAGGVQTDDLREFLEMTRDAIDAGASGVTYGRNVWQHDDPAAMVRALKAIVNDDASPDAALTHLG; from the coding sequence ATGACAATCGAAACCGAAACCGGAGTCATCGTCGCGCTCGATCACGGCCTCCACTGGGGAACGTTTGCCGGGTTCGAGGACTATCGCGGAACGCTCGAGACGGTTCTGGACGGAGAACCGGACGGCATCCTCGGAAGCGTTCCGTTTCTGAATCGCTTCCAAAACGTCCTCGATGCGTCCCCTACGACGACGCGCGTCGGAACGCTTGACGTCATTCACGATTCGACGATCCCAGGAGATGCCGACCGGGCCGAAATCCACCGACAGGCGTTCAGCCTCGAGGAAGCCGCCCGCGTCGGCGCAGATGCGGTCAAAGTCTGTGTCGTCTACGGTCGGGAGGATCCGGACGTTCTGGGCGACAACGTCGAGTTCGCCGCCCGGATCGCCGAAAACGGTCGCAAGCACGGACTCGATGTCGTTCTCGAGCAGGTCCTGTGGGGCAACCGCATCGAGGACGAGCAGGATCCCAACCTGATCGAACACGCCGCCAGGCTCGGCGTCGAACTCGGGGCCGATGCCCTGAAACTCTACTACCCGGGCAAGGAGAAACTTGATGCAATAACAGCTACCACGCCGTGCCCCGTTTTCGTCGCCGGCGGCGTACAGACGGACGACCTGCGCGAGTTCCTCGAGATGACCCGCGACGCGATTGACGCCGGCGCCAGCGGCGTCACCTACGGGCGAAACGTCTGGCAACACGACGATCCGGCGGCTATGGTCCGGGCACTCAAAGCGATCGTCAACGACGACGCGTCGCCAGATGCGGCACTGACACACCTAGGTTGA
- the glpK gene encoding glycerol kinase GlpK, with protein sequence MTYIGSVDQGTAATKFHVFDETGALMADAAQDHEQIYPEPGWVEHDPIEIWENTKAVITEVLDAEGIDAAELAAIGITNQRETTIVWDRETGKPVYNAIVWQDKRPTDRIDELVEAGWEEKIRETTGLEPDPFFSAGEIEWILKNVDGVQERAEAGELLFGNIDTWLAWNLTGEHVTDVSNASRTMLFDIHDLEWDDDLLAEFGVPEVMLPDVRPSIDEEYHGVTDPEGFLGVEVPVAGMMGDQQAALFGQARFEPGQIKHTIGTSCVMQMNIGTDATISEHGLNTTLAYQQTGEQPRYALEGEIFTGGQVIEWLVELGVLEDVAQSDELARSVESTGDVYVVPTFQGIATPYWDPKARGAILGLERGTSPEILVRAAFDSIAYRARDAVDAMKADSGLDIDRIRIDGGMSINNFLCERIADVTRTSVDRPVVRETTALGAAYAAGLAVGVWPDTDAIRDQWKLERSFDPVSDAETIDTEYEQWQKAIELTREWP encoded by the coding sequence ATGACATACATCGGATCGGTCGATCAGGGAACAGCCGCAACGAAGTTCCACGTCTTCGACGAAACCGGGGCGTTGATGGCCGACGCCGCCCAAGATCACGAGCAGATCTATCCCGAACCGGGCTGGGTCGAACACGATCCCATCGAGATTTGGGAGAACACCAAAGCCGTCATCACGGAGGTACTCGACGCGGAAGGGATCGATGCCGCGGAACTCGCAGCTATCGGCATCACCAACCAGCGCGAGACGACCATCGTCTGGGATCGCGAGACGGGCAAGCCGGTGTACAACGCGATTGTCTGGCAGGACAAGCGTCCGACCGATCGCATTGACGAACTCGTCGAAGCCGGATGGGAGGAGAAGATTAGGGAGACGACTGGATTGGAGCCGGATCCATTCTTTTCGGCCGGAGAAATCGAGTGGATCCTCAAGAACGTCGACGGCGTCCAGGAGCGCGCCGAGGCGGGCGAACTCCTCTTTGGCAACATCGACACCTGGCTCGCCTGGAATCTCACCGGCGAGCATGTCACGGACGTATCGAACGCATCCCGGACGATGTTGTTCGACATCCACGACCTCGAGTGGGACGACGACCTCCTTGCGGAATTCGGCGTCCCCGAGGTGATGCTCCCCGACGTTCGACCGTCGATCGACGAGGAGTACCACGGCGTCACCGACCCTGAAGGGTTCCTCGGTGTGGAAGTTCCTGTGGCCGGCATGATGGGCGACCAGCAGGCGGCGCTGTTCGGCCAGGCGCGCTTCGAGCCGGGCCAGATCAAACACACCATCGGTACGTCGTGCGTGATGCAGATGAACATCGGAACCGACGCGACGATCAGCGAACACGGGTTGAACACGACGCTGGCCTACCAGCAGACAGGCGAGCAACCGCGGTACGCCCTCGAAGGCGAGATTTTCACAGGCGGACAGGTGATCGAATGGCTCGTCGAACTCGGCGTCCTCGAAGACGTAGCCCAATCGGACGAGCTGGCCAGATCGGTCGAGTCGACAGGTGACGTCTACGTCGTGCCGACATTCCAAGGGATCGCGACGCCGTACTGGGACCCCAAGGCGCGCGGCGCGATACTGGGGCTCGAGCGAGGGACCAGTCCCGAGATCCTGGTCCGTGCAGCCTTCGACAGTATCGCCTATCGCGCCCGGGACGCTGTCGACGCGATGAAAGCCGACAGCGGACTCGATATTGATCGCATCCGGATCGACGGCGGCATGTCGATCAACAACTTCCTCTGTGAGCGCATTGCGGACGTGACTCGAACGAGCGTCGATCGACCGGTCGTCCGCGAGACAACGGCGCTGGGAGCCGCATACGCGGCTGGGCTGGCCGTCGGCGTCTGGCCCGACACGGACGCAATTCGCGACCAGTGGAAACTCGAGCGGAGCTTCGATCCCGTGTCCGACGCCGAGACGATCGACACCGAGTACGAACAGTGGCAGAAGGCCATCGAACTCACGCGGGAGTGGCCATGA
- a CDS encoding inositol monophosphatase family protein, whose product MDTRELAAVTVASTGAAVAAEHFRTDLDVASKSSQVDPVTEADRRTQRRIVSMIESAFPDDAIVAEEADARKTLPERGTAWIVDPIDGTLNYSRGMSEWVTSVAVVEDGSPVAGINVAPALDERYVATGDSVERDATLLSVSETDDSAGALVASTLRLDTEDHRTFGRIADATIEHLGEFRRIGSAQLTLSLVAGGAFDAAIGFNPDPDPWDTVAGVFQVRQAGGTVTDRRGERWNRDSSGFVASNGRLHEEALAVARETLE is encoded by the coding sequence ATGGATACTCGTGAGCTAGCAGCGGTCACTGTCGCTAGCACAGGGGCGGCAGTGGCCGCGGAGCATTTCCGAACCGACCTTGACGTGGCGTCGAAATCGAGCCAGGTAGATCCGGTAACTGAAGCAGACCGGCGGACCCAACGGCGGATCGTCTCGATGATCGAGTCAGCGTTTCCGGACGATGCGATTGTGGCCGAAGAGGCCGACGCCCGCAAGACGTTGCCCGAGCGCGGTACCGCCTGGATTGTCGACCCGATTGACGGGACGCTCAACTACTCGCGCGGAATGAGCGAGTGGGTCACAAGCGTCGCCGTCGTGGAAGATGGCAGTCCTGTGGCAGGTATCAACGTGGCTCCGGCACTCGACGAGCGGTACGTCGCCACCGGAGACAGCGTGGAACGGGACGCAACACTGCTGTCCGTCAGCGAGACTGACGACTCGGCCGGGGCGCTGGTCGCCTCGACACTGCGACTCGACACCGAGGACCACCGGACGTTCGGCCGGATTGCAGATGCGACGATCGAACACCTCGGGGAATTCCGACGGATCGGATCCGCCCAGTTGACGCTCTCACTGGTCGCGGGCGGTGCGTTCGACGCCGCGATTGGGTTCAATCCCGACCCGGACCCGTGGGATACTGTGGCGGGAGTCTTTCAGGTCCGTCAGGCCGGCGGAACAGTGACTGACCGCCGCGGAGAGCGGTGGAATCGGGACAGTTCGGGATTCGTCGCGTCGAACGGTCGCCTCCACGAGGAGGCCCTCGCCGTGGCCCGAGAGACACTTGAGTAA